A part of Synchiropus splendidus isolate RoL2022-P1 chromosome 19, RoL_Sspl_1.0, whole genome shotgun sequence genomic DNA contains:
- the nfil3-2 gene encoding nuclear factor, interleukin 3 regulated, member 2, whose translation MENLTSALKNSGNNLNCLETFSSYDESMPSHPGTPSRINRLIKPKQNMACRKKREFISDEKKDASYWEKRRKNNEAAKRSREKRRLNDMVLENRVIALNDENVRLKTELLQLKLRFGLITTASYIEKSQQIGSGNNLVNGGSSSSSSSSSTQYYSSGYSTSSQVMMNSDSSETEQSGRGDGHRQLVKYSPRGSLSDMSDGSSRDSPEPIPFEIKEEGDRLEMDIANGTTTQIMFNIHRGLAPLPTHHQLQQHSQELEAAYLSQQQQHLHQQQPLPEPVTTMNTGGQPAPHPPAAQRSVILYGSSSAPCPVDSLSRSQEMDLHVSQKHISSSTQACVSKPMAETSAKSLAEMTKHLDRKPLDAPTNELSEDQAEAAYRACQIPQPREEPQQECDAHEELFRNQSHLYQHLQQPLPLYHSAQDEEPPVLTYEGGSQSDAYYREQSSKETSSSDGDPRSSDKEASTDEDESPSSTCSLHQPASPQTSQGCAQARDQQGEVKGTALPHKLRLKHRAMSNGSSGHCSGQESPSSPPSATPPPLPQHTYLSLPPQQHVKRESFSSGKQAAPGEATRRENGKKETGGHKNKMRD comes from the coding sequence ATGGAAAATTTAACTTCTGCACTTAAAAACTCAGGGAACAACCTTAACTGCCTTGAGACCTTCAGTAGCTATGACGAGTCGATGCCCTCTCACCCAGGGACTCCCAGTCGTATAAACCGCCTCATCAAGCCCAAACAAAATATGGCCTGCAGAAAGAAACGCGAATTCATTTCCGACGAGAAGAAGGACGCCTCCTACTGGGAGAAGCGCCGCAAGAACAATGAAGCTGCCAAGCGCTCGCGGGAAAAGCGCCGTCTCAATGACATGGTCCTGGAGAATCGTGTCATCGCACTGAATGATGAGAATGTGAGGCTGAAGACTGAGTTGCTCCAACTGAAACTGCGGTTCGGGCTCATCACCACCGCGTCATACATAGAAAAAAGCCAACAGATTGGAAGCGGGAACAACTTGGTGAACGGAGGATCTTCTTcatcgtcgtcctcctcctccacccagtACTACTCTAGCGGTTACTCCACAAGTTCTCAGGTCATGATGAACTCAGACTCCTCTGAAACGGAGCAGTCGGGCCGCGGTGACGGCCACAGGCAGCTGGTGAAGTATTCCCCACGTGGCTCCCTGTCAGACATGTCCGACGGCTCGTCCAGGGACAGCCCCGAGCCAATTCCGTTTGAGATCAAAGAGGAGGGAGACCGGCTAGAGATGGACATCGCCAACGGGACGACAACCCAGATCATGTTTAACATCCACCGTGGTTTGGCCCCTTTGCCAACGCATCACCAGTTACAGCAGCACTCTCAGGAGCTGGAGGCTGCTTATCTCAGCcagcaacagcagcatcttcaccAACAACAGCCGCTCCCGGAGCCTGTTACCACTATGAATACTGGCGGGCAGCCAGCCCCTCACCCACCTGCTGCACAACGGAGTGTCATTCTCTATGGCTCCAGCAGTGCTCCGTGTCCCGTGGACAGCCTGTCGAGGTCCCAGGAAATGGATCTCCATGTCTCCCAGAAGCACATCAGCAGTAGCACCCAGGCATGTGTCAGCAAGCCCATGGCAGAAACCTCTGCTAAGAGTCTTGCTGAAATGACTAAGCATCTTGACAGGAAGCCACTAGATGCGCCAACAAATGAGCTCTCTGAAGACCAGGCAGAGGCAGCGTACCGAGCTTGCCAAATCCCCCAGCCGAGAGAGGAGCCCCAGCAGGAGTGTGACGCTCATGAAGAGCTCTTCCGCAACCAATCCCACCTGTACCAACACCTCCAGCAGCCCCTTCCCTTGTACCACAGCGCACAGGACGAGGAGCCTCCTGTGCTGACTTACGAGGGAGGCTCTCAGAGCGATGCCTACTACAGGGAGCAGTCGAGCAAGGAGACCTCATCCAGCGATGGAGATCCACGGAGTTCAGACAAAGAGGCCTCGACTGATGAGGACGAGTCCCCTTCATCCACCTGCTCGCTCCATCAGCCAGCATCTCCTCAAACCTCTCAGGGCTGTGCTCAGGCTCGGGATCAGCAGGGCGAGGTCAAGGGCACAGCGTTGccccacaaactcagactcaAACACCGGGCAATGAGCAACGGTAGCAGCGGCCATTGCTCTGGCCAGGAGTCTCCCTCCAGCCCCCCATCTGCCACACCACCTCCCCTCCCCCAGCATACCTACCTGTCCCTCCCGCCACAGCAGCACGTGAAGCGTGAGAGCTTCAGCTCTGGCAAGCAGGCGGCGCCAGGGGAGGCCACACGGAGAGAGAACGGGAAAAAGGAAACAGGTGGACACAAAAACAAGATGCGAGATTAA
- the LOC128750811 gene encoding cilia- and flagella-associated protein 298-like, with product MVRLHVKRGDESQFLLDTTVDESVDSLIHHITAIYNLRLKVMRVCSEMVDLADHGITLPPNMQGLSAEQIVDLKLRDDWEDTCVPSGGVVFRKDKIGRRNGQAPIDSMKQLMVKTTQEAKALISKKQVEANVCVTMNMIKESLDLLRGAIMIVYPMGLPPHDPVRMELENREDLSGTQASLEVMEEDECQLWWAAKELQRGSKLLDYVGRNEKTKVVVKIQKKGQGAPGREPLVTDAQQKQMMMHYYRRQEELKKLDEADDDSYLDSEWSDGQALKRHFQGLSKIKWGPR from the coding sequence ATGGTGCGGCTGCATGTGAAGAGGGGAGATGAAAGCCAGTTCCTGCTGGACACGACGGTGGATGAGTCCGTGGACTCACTGATCCACCACATTACAGCCATTTACAACCTGAGACTCAAAGTGATGCGCGTTTGTTCCGAGATGGTGGACCTGGCCGATCACGGCATCACGCTTCCACCCAACATGCAGGGCCTGAGCGCGGAGCAGATCGTGGATCTGAAGCTGAGAGACGACTGGGAGGATACGTGTGTGCCCAGCGGAGGAGTGGTGTTCAGGAAGGACAAGATCGGGAGGAGGAACGGACAAGCTCCGATTGACAGCATGAAACAGCTCATGGTGAAAACCACCCAGGAGGCCAAGGCGCTCATCTCCAAGAAGCAAGTGGAAGCAAACGTGTGCGTGACCATGAACATGATCAAGGAGAGTCTTGACCTGCTCAGGGGGGCCATCATGATCGTGTATCCGATGGGGCTGCCGCCTCACGACCCAGTCAGGATGGAGCTGGAGAACCGCGAGGACCTGTCGGGAACTCAGGCGTCTctggaggtgatggaggaggacgagtGTCAGCTGTGGTGGGCCGCCAAGGAGCTGCAGAGAGGCAGCAAGCTGCTGGACTATGTCGGCAGAAACGAGAAGACCAAGGTGGTGGTGAAGATCCAGAAGAAGGGACAGGGGGCGCCAGGGAGAGAGCCCCTGGTCACCGACGcgcagcagaagcagatgatGATGCACTACTACAGACGACAGGAAGAGCTGAAGAAGCTCGATGAGGCTGACGACGACTCCTATCTGGACTCGGAGTGGTCAGACGGCCAGGCCCTGAAGAGGCACTTCCAGGGTCTGTCCAAAATAAAGTGGGGCCCGAGATGA
- the LOC128750804 gene encoding ral guanine nucleotide dissociation stimulator-like 1 has product MGKWELTMNPVQEWGEEVEEGAVYGVTLHREPVPASPTTSAVSPSSAFVNYRTTKFRRLKAARLEVLVEHLLDPGCQEQDYSHIFLSTYRTFTSTSKVLELLFNRECSVSGADKTSKPLLTFVQTWLDEYSEDFRDPPVHPALRLLLDHLTISSAVHDRLHCQPNFCSLAGQTDALLKRFQREESEANLCPARARHAKEAISEDEDSGCENSPDPCDIMEFSAAAIAEQLTCIDSALFVKVAPYQCLGCMWSQRDKKENSSPTIRATIAQFNAVTNQVIVSLLCRPVDATSSPTSPRRPLSSPAQRARVIEKWIRVAQECHRMKNFSSLRAILSALQSNAVYRLRKTWGAVSRDSIAAFDGLWETFPDENCVLTSRELLVEQDAGPAAVDNVSPKISKRCPIPRQMSASGPVVPYLGTYLTVLTMLDTALPDTLEGGLINFEKRRREFEVLSQIRALQTSCFQFHLPQHPSIAAWLQEDRLLTDQQSHELSRQLEPPVDLCSPSSRGHRTLSKKLSFLLTVNEGSKKLPADQISVSSSGSSGSELEDLSAANAACSIRLQAFHSSSHNVSEDFSSSSSCSSTSSPFSSVDSSAPSTPCSSDSQPDSDGGARPKRPPSSHHKRSISMTSLPVYNRQVADSCIVRVSVELQHSNGNLYKSILLTSQDKTAHVIQRALEKHHLEDMNWQDFTLTQVISQDRELLIPDKANVFYAMSTTANFDFVLRHFHKGQKKPLKATSSLGRYTK; this is encoded by the exons AATCCTGTGCAGGAGTGGggtgaagaggtggaggagggggccGTGTACGGGGTCACGCTCCACAGGGAGCCTGTGCCCGCCTCGCCCACGACCAGCGCCGTGAGTCCGTCCTCAGCCTTCGTGAACTACCGGACCACCAAGTTTCGGCGTCTGAAGGCCGCGAGGCTGGAGGTGCTCGTGGAGCATCTCCTGGACCCGGGCTGCCAGGAGCAGGACTACAGCCACATCTTCCTATCCACCTACAGAACCTTCACCAGCACCTCCAAGGTCCTGGAGTTGCTCTTCAACAG GGAGTGTTCGGTGTCTGGTGCGGACAAGACCTCGAA GCCGCTGCTGACCTTCGTCCAGACATGGTTGGACGAGTACAGCGAGGACTTCAGGGATCCTCCTGTGCACCCGGCGCTCCGGCTCCTGCTGGATCACCTCACCATCAGCTCGGCCGTCCACGACAGGCTCCACTGCCAGCCCAACTTCTGCTCCCTGGCTGGACAAACGGATGCTCTGCTGAAGAGGTTCCAGAGAGAAG AAAGTGAAGCGAATCTTTGCCCTGCTCGGGCCAGGCACGCAAAAGAAGCTATCTCTGAAGATGAAGATTCCGGCTGTGAAAACTCTCCAGATCCATGTGACATCATGGAGTTCTCCGCCGCCGCCATCGCAGAGCAACTGACCTGCATCGACTCT GCTTTGTTTGTCAAAGTGGCCCCCTATCAGTGCCTGGGCTGCATGTGGTCTCAGAGAGACAAGAAGGAAAACAGCTCCCCCACCatcagagccaccatcgcgcagttcAACGCCGTCACCAACCAGGTCATCGTGTCGCTGCTGTGCCGCCCCGTCGACGCCACGTCCAGTCCCACCTCCCCCCGCCGGCCGCTCTCGTCGCCCGCGCAGAGAGCTCGCGTCATCGAGAAGTGGATCAGAGTGGCACAG GAGTGCCATCGCATGAAGAACTTCTCGTCGCTGCGCGCGATCCTGTCGGCCCTGCAGTCCAACGCAGTGTACCGGCTGAGGAAGACCTGGGGGGCGGTCAGCAG GGACAGCATCGCAGCCTTTGATGGCCTCTGGGAAACTTTTCCAGATGAGAACTGTGTCCTGACCAGCAGGGAGCTCCTGGTGGAG CAGGACGCAGGCCCGGCAGCCGTGGATAACGTTTCTCCTAAGATATCCAAGCGGTGTCCGATACCCAGACAGATG AGCGCCTCCGGCCCTGTAGTTCCTTACCTGGGCACCTACCTGACCGTACTCACCATGCTGGACACGGCTCTGCCCGACACCCTGGAG GGCGGCCTGATCAACtttgagaagaggaggagg GAGTTTGAGGTCCTCTCGCAAATCCGAGCTCTTCAGACGTCGTGTTTCCAgttccacctccctcagcatcCCTCCATCGCCGCCTGGCTGCAGGAGGACCGGTTGCTGACCGACCAGCAGAG CCATGAGTTGTCCAGGCAGTTGGAGCCTCCGGTGGATCTGTGCTCACCGAGCTCCCGCGGCCACAGGACCCTGTCCAAGAAGCTCTCCTT CCTCCTGACCGTGAATGAGGGCTCCAAGAAACTCCCTGCCGACCAGATCAGCGTGTCGTCGTCCGGGTCCAGCGGCTCGGAGCTGGAGGACTTATCTGCAGCCAATGCGGCGTGTTCCATCCGGTTGCAG GCGTTCCACAGCTCCAGCCACAACGTGTCAGaggacttctcctcctcttcgtcctgctcctccacctcctcccccttctcctccgTCGACTCCTCGGCTCCGTCCACGCCGTGCTCCTCCGACAGCCAGCCGGATTCCGATGGTGGCGCTCGGCCAAAACGCCCGCCCTCCTCTCACCACAAGCGCTCTATCTCTATGACCTCGCTGCCCGTCTACAACCGGCAGGTGGCCGACTCGTGCATCGTGAGGGTGAGCGTGGAGCTGCAGCACAGCAACGGGAACCTGTACAAGAGCATCCTG TTGACCAGCCAGGACAAAACGGCTCATGTGATCCAGAGAGCTCTGGAGAAGCACCACCTGGAGGACATGAACTGGCAGGACTTCACTCTGACCCAGGTCATCTCCCAGGACAGAG AACTTCTAATTCCAGACAAGGCCAATGTCTTTTACGCCATGTCCACCACTGCCAACTTCGACTTTGTCCTGCGTCACTTCCACAAGGGCCAGAAGAAGCCGCTGAAGGCCACGTCCAGCCTGGGCAGATACACGAAGTAG